Proteins encoded in a region of the Trypanosoma brucei gambiense DAL972 chromosome 11, complete sequence genome:
- a CDS encoding NADH-cytochrome b5 reductase,putative yields the protein MKFLTFTAASILGAAFKARVSSQQHTAECRTNAVLDTKFKPLALGEVINLAEDVAIFRFLLPRVDDTFDLVPCSTLQACLKEGANIVDQPMRSYTPITPNGTMGYFDLLVKKQPRGRFTEHLFSMNVGDTLLFRVVQYKLQYKKNRWAEVGLIGGGTGICPLLQFMNASLDTPGDKTKLSLLFANRSENKILLKGMLDGTAKKHADRLSVHYTVDMLENPQSDYNGYIGYITPQMIKETMPEPADNNLVLVCGPDPMMTKVVGSSPNVLKAMSGGLAYQPTGTVLNNAPDVGGILGDMGYTKDHVYRF from the coding sequence ATGAAATTCCTTACTTTTACTGCTGCCTCCATTCTTGGTGCGGCTTTTAAAGCACGTGTATCTTCGCAGCAACATACAGCTGAGTGTCGCACAAACGCCGTGCTTGACACAAAGTTCAAACCGCTTGCATTGGGTGAGGTTATCAACTTAGCCGAAGATGTCGCCATCTTCCGCTTCCTTCTGCCTCGCGTCGATGACACTTTTGATCTTGTACCATGCAGTACTCTACAAGCCTGTCTTAAGGAGGGTGCCAACATTGTGGACCAGCCGATGCGGTCATACACGCCCATAACCCCCAATGGAACAATGGGTTACTTTGACCTTCTCGTTAAGAAACAACCCCGTGGTCGCTTCACGGAACATCTGTTCTCCATGAACGTTGGAGACACGCTTCTCTTTCGGGTTGTTCAATACAAGTTGCAATACAAGAAGAACCGATGGGCTGAGGTGGGACTGATTGGTGGTGGCACTGGAATATGTCCGCTCCTACAATTCATGAACGCTTCGCTCGACACCCCTGGCGACAAGACCAAACTTTCACTTCTATTTGCCAACAGGTCCGAGAACAAAATCCTCCTCAAAGGAATGTTAGACGGCACGGCAAAAAAACATGCTGACCGCCTTAGTGTTCATTACACCGTGGATATGTTGGAGAATCCGCAAAGTGACTATAATGGTTATATTGGATACATCACGCCGCAGATGATAAAAGAAACTATGCCTGAACCAGCGGATAATAACCTCGTGTTAGTTTGTGGCCCGGACCCAATGATGACGAAGGTGGTTGGCTCTTCGCCCAATGTGCTCAAGGCAATGAGCGGTGGTCTTGCGTACCAACCAACGGGAACAGTACTTAACAACGCCCCTGACGTCGGTGGCATCTTGGGAGATATGGGTTATACAAAAGATCATGTCTATCGTTTCTAA